One Panicum virgatum strain AP13 chromosome 9K, P.virgatum_v5, whole genome shotgun sequence genomic region harbors:
- the LOC120652428 gene encoding uncharacterized protein LOC120652428, producing the protein MVCHTLTGCVAHLQEFSPLKYIYKGQGNAYMARFEFKLAISEAKSAISSSTNEITEEDTSSSISVPGTTPTWTIAEASEHTDKQSSYQQNKLLPVQSKQRLAPGLYYKKKRNLQDAGTSESSSSAQKKIVRLYFLAICNHVFQLTTFVLHQKKN; encoded by the exons ATGGTTTGCCACACCCTCACAG GTTGCGTGgctcatcttcaagaatttaGTCCACTCAAGTACATATACAAG GGACAAGGAAATGCCTACATGGCTCGATTTGAA TTTAAACTTGCAATATCAGAAGCCAAATCAGCAATTTCTTCATCTACAAATGAGATCACCGAAGAGGACACTTCTAGCAGTATTTCAGTACCAGGCACAACACCAACATGGACTATAGCAGAAGCTTCTGAGCACACTGAT AAGCAATCAAGCTACCAGCAGAACAAACTTCTTCCAGTTCAATCCAAACAAAGACTTGCTCCGGGCCtttattacaaaaaaaaaag GAACCTGCAAGACGCAGGGACTTCAGAGTCAAGTTCATCAGCC caaaaaaaaattgttaggCTGTACTTTCTAGCAATTTGTAACCATGTATTCCAATTAACTACGTTTGTAttacaccaaaaaaaaaattag
- the LOC120652427 gene encoding uncharacterized protein LOC120652427 isoform X2 has product MMRQGAGNLVRRFSRLAAAAETPAAAPRMPAFDHVPLPYDGPSAAEIARKRAEYLSPSLFHFYSKPLNIVEGKRQYLYDEHGRRYLDAFAGIATVCCGHCHPDVVDAITAQARRLQHSTVLYLNHAIADFAEALASKLPGDLKVVFFTNSGTEANELAILMARLYTGSHDIISLRNSYHGNAAGTMGATAQKNWKFNVVQRRLRLRRREVRARRAGDHRVRHHRPRCRLHIRSHPGCRWNRGGVAGVPAAGVREGPEGRRALHRRRGPGGVRARRQPLLGVRDPRRRPGHSDHGQGHRQRHPPGRRGDDAGHRTGADPALLLQHVRRQPTVHRGRARRAQGAREGEAPGERLHRRLLPQGPPPWPPGEARNHRRREGDGLHARRRARDRPAAQDAGQRGDLQRHGTHERYGRLGRERRVLWECLQDHTPSVLQQGRC; this is encoded by the exons ATGATGCGGCAGGGGGCGGGGAACTTGGTGAGGAGGTTCTCCcggctcgccgcggcggccgagacgccggccgccgcgccgagaATGCCGGCGTTCGACCACGTGCCGCTGCCCTACGAcgggccgagcgccgccgagaTCGCCCGCAAGCGCGCCGAGTACCTCAGCCCGTCGCTGTTCCACTTCTACTCCAAGCCT CTGAACATCGTGGAGGGGAAGAGGCAGTACCTGTACGACGAGCACGGGCGGCGCTACCTGGACGCGTTCGCGGGGATCGCCACCGTGTGCTGCGGGCACTGCCACCCCGACGTTGTGGACGCGATCACCGCGCAGGCCAGGCGCCTGCAGCACTCCACCGTGCTCTACCTCAACCACGCCATCGCCGACTTCGCCGAGGCGCTGGCCTCCAAGCTGCCCGGCGACCTCAAG GTCGTGTTCTTCACCAACTCCGGCACGGAGGCGAACGAGCTCGCCATCCTGATGGCGCGGCTGTACACCGGCTCCCACGACATCATATCCCTCCGCAACTCCTACCACGGGAACGCCGCCGGCACCATGGGCGCCACCGCGCAGAAGAACTGGAAGTTCAACGTCGTCCAG AGGCGTCTTCGGCTCCGACGCCGAGAAGTACGCGCGCGACGTGCAGGAGATCATCGAGTTCGGCACCACCGGCCACGTTGCCGGCTTCATATCCGAAGCCATCCAG GGTGTCGGTGGAATCGTGGAGGTGTCGCCGGGGTACCTGCCGCTGGCGTACGAGAAGGTCCGGAAGGCCGGCGGGCTCTGCATCGCCGACGAGGTCCAGGCGGGGTTCGCGCGCGTCGGCAGCCACTTCTGGGGGTTCGAGACCCACGGCGTCGTCCCGGACATAGTGACCATGGCCAAG GGCATCGGCAACGGCATCCCCCTGGGCGCCGTGGTGACGACGCCGGACATCGCACAGGTGCTGACCCGGCGCTGCTACTTCAACACGTTCGGCGGCAACCCACTGTGCACCGCGGGCGGGCTCGCCGTGCTCAAGGTGCTCGAGAAGGAGAGGCTCCAGGAGAACGCCTTCATCGTCGGCTCCTACCTCAAGGACCGCCTCCGTGGCCTCCAGGAGAAGCACGAAA TCATCGGCGACGTGAGGGGGACGGGCTTCATGCTCGGCGTCGAGCTCGTGACCGACCGGCAGCTCAAGACGCCGGCCAAAGAGGAGATCTGCAAC